From the Musa acuminata AAA Group cultivar baxijiao chromosome BXJ1-2, Cavendish_Baxijiao_AAA, whole genome shotgun sequence genome, one window contains:
- the LOC135595893 gene encoding probable mediator of RNA polymerase II transcription subunit 26b produces the protein MASSSGPLDYWRKFFRSANSDIFEVMEHAILVAASDYPQEFRSRRDQIVEKLFAVLLPRCFGCDRVAEGEEGDRSVKRDGEKESKVDSSNDGPEDLNRIVSNYSFDEAEALTEEIEEESQIVGEVLRIKEIFANHHDESDSVLFESLRRLQLMELSVEILKATEIGKAVNGLRRHNSKPIRHLVRTLIEGWKLLVDEWVRATAAIADDKSPESVNPPMEDEEGLPSPPLDEGALFTTQTASIQLSEFFDEMDDDGNFRNNMDVEKQRGNGLPTVHDVPQRKIQPLDQSLMPKEKPETRRQELRELAVPEGMEVIRRKEPPHSAIPEELKQMRLQAPVMRRMKQQDPLICQSKNEGILNKQSKPVIPDSGPGRPPKLVRTLKAGGEMKPKQHQDDAGPRRKQLATTQDKTKFSEEVSIRTKLELAKRKLHEGYQQAENAKKQRTIQVMELHDLPAQRHNKHPVPKSRNNIRNWANGRR, from the exons ATGGCGAGCTCGTCCGGGCCGCTCGATTACTGGAGAAAGTTCTTCCGCAGTGCCAATTCGGATATATTCGAGGTGATGGAGCACGCAATCCTCGTCGCGGCCTCTGATTACCCCCAGGAGTTCAGGAGCAGGAGGGATCAGATAGTAGAGAAGCTGTTCGCCGTGCTGCTGCCGCGATGCTTCGGGTGCGATCGCGTTGCCGAGGGGGAGGAGGGTGATCGCAGCGTTAAGAGGGACGGGGAAAAGGAGAGCAAGGTGGACAGTAGCAATGACGGGCCTGAGGACTTGAACCGGATCGTGAGCAATTACAGCTTTGACGAGGCGGAGGCACTCACCGAGGAGATTGAAGAAGAGAGCCAAATCGTTGGGGAGGTTCTCAGGATTAAGGAGATCTTTGCCAACCACCATGATGAG TCTGATAGTGTATTGTTCGAGTCATTGAGGAGGCTGCAGTTGATGGAGCTTTCTGTCGAAATACTGAAG GCAACTGAAATTGGAAAGGCAGTTAACGGTCTGCGAAGACACAACTCAAAGCCAATTCGCCACCTTGTCCGCACTCTTATTGA GGGTTGGAAGCTTTTGGTAGATGAATGGGTGAGGGCTACAGCGGCCATTGCAG ATGATAAATCTCCGGAGTCTGTAAATCCTCCCATGGAAGATGAGGAAGGGCTTCCTTCTCCGCCCTTGGATGAGGGAGCTTTGTTTACCACACAAACTGCTTCCATCCAGCTCTCTGAG TTCTTCGACGAAATGGATGATGATGGAA ATTTTAGAAATAATATGGACGTCGAGAAGCAGCGAGGAAATGGGTTGCCTACGGTACATGATGTACCACAGAGGAAAATACAGCCTCTAGATCAATCTTTAATGCCAAAAGAGAAGCCGGAGACAAGGAGGCAAGAGCTGCGAGAGTTGGCTGTTCCAGAAGGGATGGAAGTGATAAGGAGGAAAGAACCACCGCATTCAGCTATTCCAGAAGAGTTAAAACAGATGAGGCTGCAGGCTCCAGTAATGAGACGAATGAAGCAACAGGATCCCTTGATATGCCAATCCAAGAATGAGGGTATCTTGAACAAGCAAAGCAAGCCAGTGATTCCCGATTCTGGGCCTGGCAGACCACCAAAGCTAGTACGCACTCTAAAAGCTGGCGGTGAGATGAAGCCTAAGCAGCATCAAGATGATGCCGGACCTCGGAGAAAGCAGTTGGCAACCACACAAGAT AAAACAAAATTCTCAGAGGAAGTCTCCATAAGAACTAAGCTAGAACTGGCGAAAAGGAAGCTTCATGAAGGCTACCAGCAGGCAGAAAATG CGAAGAAGCAGCGAACTATACAAGTAATGGAGCTGCATGATCTGCCGGCACAACGGCACAATAAACATCCTGTTCCAAAATCCAGAAACAACATCAGGAATTGGGCAAATGGTCGGCGATAG